The proteins below come from a single Bacteroidales bacterium WCE2004 genomic window:
- a CDS encoding Sugar or nucleoside kinase, ribokinase family, giving the protein MKSILGIGNALTDILAVLPDDTLLHEFHLPKGSMQHVDAETGDGIWTALKPMGVKYVAGGSAANTITCTAIFGMPSSFIGKIGNDELGLLFKSDQEQYGVKSRLLTSEHASGRSMVFVSGGNAERTFAVYLGAALDLVPEDLDPEWFKGYDYFHIEGYLVQNQDLVRRAVGLARDAGCIISLDLASYNVVESNLAFLHDIVEKYVDIVFANETEARAFTGLADPQAALGKLAEICRTAVVKVGKDGSWVQRGEESYCIKPWPADPVDATGAGDTYAAGFLYADSLGLPLKACGEVGSIIAAKVVEVVGTKIDIPRWRVAKQEIRELTASYGR; this is encoded by the coding sequence ATGAAATCTATCCTTGGAATAGGCAACGCCTTGACGGACATCCTGGCCGTCCTCCCGGACGACACCCTCCTGCACGAGTTCCATCTCCCCAAGGGGAGCATGCAGCACGTGGACGCGGAGACGGGCGACGGCATCTGGACGGCCCTCAAGCCGATGGGCGTGAAATATGTCGCCGGCGGCTCGGCCGCCAATACCATCACGTGTACCGCCATCTTCGGCATGCCGTCGAGCTTCATCGGCAAGATCGGCAACGACGAGCTGGGCCTGCTCTTCAAGAGCGACCAGGAGCAGTACGGCGTCAAGTCGCGCCTCCTGACGAGCGAGCACGCCAGCGGCCGCTCGATGGTGTTCGTGAGCGGCGGCAACGCCGAGCGCACCTTCGCCGTCTATCTCGGCGCGGCGCTCGACCTTGTGCCGGAGGACCTCGATCCGGAGTGGTTCAAGGGCTACGACTATTTCCATATCGAAGGCTATCTGGTGCAGAACCAGGACCTGGTGCGCCGTGCCGTCGGGCTCGCCCGCGACGCCGGCTGCATCATTTCCCTGGACCTCGCTTCCTACAATGTCGTGGAGTCCAACCTGGCCTTCCTGCACGACATCGTGGAGAAATACGTCGACATCGTCTTCGCCAACGAGACGGAGGCGCGGGCCTTTACGGGCCTGGCCGACCCGCAGGCGGCCCTGGGCAAGCTCGCGGAGATCTGCCGGACGGCCGTGGTCAAGGTAGGCAAGGACGGCAGCTGGGTGCAGCGGGGCGAGGAGTCCTATTGCATCAAGCCGTGGCCGGCGGACCCCGTCGACGCCACGGGCGCCGGCGACACCTACGCCGCCGGCTTCCTCTACGCCGATTCCCTTGGCCTGCCGCTCAAGGCTTGCGGCGAGGTCGGCTCCATCATCGCCGCCAAGGTGGTGGAGGTGGTGGGCACCAAGATCGACATCCCGCGCTGGCGCGTCGCCAAGCAGGAGATCCGCGAACTGACCGCGTCCTACGGCCGATGA